In the Hordeum vulgare subsp. vulgare chromosome 7H, MorexV3_pseudomolecules_assembly, whole genome shotgun sequence genome, one interval contains:
- the LOC123413091 gene encoding GDSL esterase/lipase At1g28600-like, whose product MGSSNPLFSIFLTVLAVFLLNADVGSCGCFKRMFTFGDSLTDAGNFAYSGRKNNPPGPPSVPPYGKTYFHHPTGRASDGRLIVDFYAQALGLPLLPPSLPDEKTSQFPTGANFALFGATALNPNFFKRYNFGVPFPWSLDDQLASFKKVLARIAPGDAATKSVLSESLIVFGEIGGNDYNFWFFGGNGDDTDTPQKYMPDVIARIGDGVQEVIKLGAKTVLVPGNFPIGCVPAYLSGNKSNKSADYDQFHCLKRFNKFSQMHNQLLKQEVEKLKSLNADVKIIYADYYGAFMELVKNPSRNGIDDPLVACCGGNGPYGTGHGCNQTARVCSDPSRFASWDQIHMTEKAYNIIANGVLNGPYADMPLLHVC is encoded by the exons ATGGGAAGTTCCAATCCCCTCTTTTCCATTTTCCTGACAGTCCTTGCCGTCTTTCTGCTCAACGCTGATGTTGGATCGTGCGGCTGCTTCAAGCGCATGTTCACCTTCGGCGACTCCCTCACTGATGCCGGCAACTTCGCGTACAGCGGCCGTAAGAATAATCCGCCGGGTCCGCCCTCGGTGCCTCCTTATGGAAAGACCTACTTCCACCATCCCACGGGGCGCGCCTCCGACGGGCGTCTCATCGTCGACTTCTACG CGCAAGCGTTGGGCCTGCCGCTGCTGCCACCGAGCTTGCCCGACGAGAAAACGAGCCAGTTTCCGACCGGTGCCAACTTCGCCTTGTTCGGTGCTACGGCGCTAAACCCGAACTTCTTCAAGAGGTATAACTTCGGTGTGCCGTTTCCTTGGAGTCTCGACGATCAGCTGGCATCTTTCAAGAAAGTGCTCGCTAGGATTGCTCCGGGAGATG CTGCCACCAAGAGTGTCCTGAGCGAGTCGCTCATAGTGTTTGGTGAGATTGGCGGCAACGACTACAACTTCtggttcttcggaggaaacggcgATGACACAGACACGCCCCAGAAGTACATGCCCGACGTGATTGCCCGCATAGGGGACGGCGTCCAGGAGGTGATCAAGCTCGGTGCCAAGACGGTCCTTGTTCCGGGGAACTTCCCCATCGGGTGTGTGCCGGCGTACCTGAGTGGTAACAAGAGCAACAAGTCCGCGGACTACGACCAGTTCCACTGCCTCAAGCGGTTTAACAAATTCTCCCAGATGCACAATCAGTTGCTGAAGCAGGAGGTTGAGAAGCTCAAGTCGCTCAACGCCGACGTGAAGATCATCTATGCCGACTACTATGGTGCCTTCATGGAGCTCGTCAAGAATCCCAGTAGGAATGGCATTGACGATCCTCTAGTGGCGTGTTGTGGTGGTAATGGCCCCTACGGCACCGGCCATGGCTGCAACCAGACGGCGAGGGTTTGCTCCGACCCGTCCAGGTTTGCCAGCTGGGACCAGATCCACATGACTGAGAAGGCGTACAACATCATCGCCAATGGAGTGCTGAACGGCCCGTACGCCGACATGCCGTTGCTCCATGTTTGCTAG